From the genome of Mya arenaria isolate MELC-2E11 chromosome 5, ASM2691426v1:
gtgacattgaccttgactccaggtgcacaacttcacatgcaATATATACTTTACTTTGTTgaaagtaacagtgacattgaccttgactccaggtgcacaacttcacatgcaatacatactttactttgtttaaagtaactggtgagtgacattgaccttgactcCAGgtgtttatttgcatttttatacaCCCATTCATAGAACTGGATgtattatagtttcacctgtGGCATATGGGCAGGCGGCCTGACCAGTACGTTGAGCGATCAAAAGCAATTGTCCAATCaacaccaaatttggtcagaatgtgtatgagcATAGTTTCTCTGATAAAAGTGTGATAAAAAGCCATATCCCTCGAAAGTTATTGCTAATTTAGACAATATGTATTTGGGCAGAATATCTTGCTCAGGTTTGATAAACAGCCATGTCGTTGtagtcactccagagttatgaccctcGAATTGTCAAAATCTGTTCTTACATTGTCTGAAAAATTTGATTTATGTGCAACAAATTATCACCAATCTTTGTGTCCTAAAAATAGGATCGGCGTTTTTTGCGACAGTTGATGCTCTTGTTTAACTTagtcaagggcaataacttatACTTGGTGTAACGACACACAAAACCCCATTTATACctttctgacaaaacaacaattttgacCAATAACAAATGTCATTACATATAAACCGGCACTTATACTATCattgctacatgtatatatgctttGAAACTAAAATAATCACAGATGATCCTTTTAATAGTGAACTTTGAGAAGCATATCAGCAATAAATAACCAATATGATGTggtatttcaaagaaaaatcatCACCATTATGCAATATCACTGTAGAAGTACTTGAGTGTTGTACATAGCATTCTTTTTCCAGCAAGAATTTAAAAAGTCAACAATGGATTTCAGgcatcatcatttattttttcaggcatcatcatttatttataagataaatacaatacataaaacattgatagaACAAAACTCCATAGAAAACACTCAAAACAAAAGCACAAACGccataaaaactaaaaacataatACCTACAGTATGCAATGCATTATCAGAATTGTAGATTATTCAAAATCACTTTTGTCCTAGAAAGTATGTTTGCAGAGTTCTtattacatacaaaacaatttacCGCAGGTACTTACATTTGACTGTGTTTGACAGAAAgttaaaatttgtaataagatATCAATGTCGTCGGGGCGGGCTTGTTCTAATAGTAGGATTAGAATTCTCTGTAccaatttatttcaaagataTAATTTCTTGGAAGAAAATGAAATACTGTAGCTGTATATTGCCAATAGCAAAGCACATGTAACATGCTTAATACAAATGTTGACAAACATTATTTAGAATGTTTTAATGTGATAAAGTATGTCTTAGCTACCagcttgttaaatattaatgttatattCAACATGACTATTATGACAAAACTTGTAACTTGCATAGTTTTACTACCGTGATTTTCATAACTTACTCCAACTCTGTGTTTAAACTTATGAAACGCAATAAAATACTTGCGGAGAAGTTAGGAACAATTTATATGCTGGTAGCTAAGTTGTATGGGGTACCATATCGGTCAAGAGTTACAATTATACAACAACCGGTAGCTATGATCTATGGTGTACCATTAAGACCAAGAGGTACAATAATATGACAACATCCAAGTAACACTTAACGCATGTATACATCTGATAAATTGACATATTTCCTCTGACGTATATTAGTGATACAAAGTTACAAAAGTATTGCAATAGATTAGATGAACGCATGGCAGTTTAAGGCAATATCATAATTTGAGCTATATGAATGAACATGAAGTGATTTCTATGGTGATTTCTATGGACATGAAGCTGCAAATGATATCAgtatacatacaaacacatgaCAAATTGCCCTTAGGTAAAGGGTGTCGTGCAGTATGTTTCTTTGGATATATAATACCCCTTATGGCAACTatgaatgtaaatgaaataattataataatgaaaatggatttgtaatttttttaagAACATTGTAATATCATAATAAGGCTACATAAATGATTAAGTGGAAAACGATATAGACCTAAAAGaaattcaatgcaatacaaaaattgacattaacacattgatataaatatgcactttgagGAGTTTAAGTATGGTGTTGATAATGatgcaaaaacaatttttgcagcaaaaggagaaaataaaagaaacaacgATGAGGATATGAAggtaatattacaaaataagaaGAGGATTTCTCTGAAGGACCCATTCCCTAATGGAGACACATAGTTTCTTATTTCCAATTTCCGAGTCTCTGAAATGCAGGCATCGTCCATTTAGAAATCCGTGCACTGTGTTATAAAGTCATGGCGCAACCACAGAATTTGATCACTTCCAACACCCGAGTCCATCtcataacattataatatatacttgtacgaaactttatttaatttcgATGCTGTCCATTTTCCGTTCTGTTTTATGGTACATGCACGTGCAATTTAATACTTAATCATATcgattaaaaaatgaataacccGTGAggtttgatattttcaaaataaaattaaatatcaaatagttttaatattgtttagtATAGCAATTTCAAAGAACGGCAACTTCTACTTTACTATGAAAACATATTCCACTCTAGTTGTTTCCCTTATTTCTAAATTTGTTAAGAGCTAAAATTGTCTTCGATTTAAGGTGTTCTTCCAGTAAATACGTTTAATACTGATATCAAAACACAGCAGCACGCTGCCATGAGGGATAATGAATTAACGCCACTGCCGCTTGAACCTGAAAGTAGATAGAAATATacttggaatatttttttattaaaagagtTACATTTTGAAGGTGTGGTTATGTCTAAGGAGTTCGtcttttgaaatacattaaatacGTGTTGTACTTAACTGAATAACAAAGGGTTTGATGTCTAAAGATCAAGATAAAAGCCCTCCTTCATTcagttcaaatttaaaatattgtttctaaACAACTGATAAATGCAATTAGAACTATAATCTCCTGGCTGTCATTTTGTCACACTCATGCTTGAAGTCCTTAGACGACATGTGCAGTGACGAACCTCTTTACTCATGGAGAAAAGTTTTAAGCATCACGGCAACATTGTTTTCAATCTGGAAAGACATTTGCTAATCTGCCATGCAATACAAGGGCAATATAACGTTATTTTACTGGTAGACAAGAGCATTCAAGCAACACTCACTCTCTCCAGACCATGGTTTCCTCGTGGTTGTCGTCGGCGTCGTCGTCGGAGCGGGTTTTGTAGTTTTACCTGTGAACAAAACCACAATCAACATTCACGAACCAACCAAAACGGACACTAATAATGTACAGAAATACTGGTTACACTAGATAGTTCAACTACAAAAACGTTCATGATGTTTTTACTGGCATATCTCaacacataaaataattataaatggatagaaataaagaaaaaaagccATGGCCAGAAATACAACAgttgaacaatttgtttaaacataaagtaAAATGATAACCACTTCAACCGTCGCAAAAGCACGCATGCAtacacaaatcaaaataaagatTAGTATCCAAAGCTTGAAACACCAGAATTAATCTTCCATACAATCAAGGCGACAAACCCTTTTACTATTAATGGCCAAAAAAAAACTCGCACGCACCTTGCAAAACAAGTACGACCTCATCGAAGTTCAGGTCCTTGGTGTCCATGACGTCACCTACTGCGCATGCGTAAAGAGCGCCATCTAGGGACTCCTCCATTGTAACGGTGACGCGAGCGTTTCCGGAATACCAACACATGTCGCCTTCCCCTTGGGTATTTGTCTGTGAGGTGAGGGCCGGGTCGAGCGGCTGGAAGTCACCGTCAACCGCAGTTTTCACAAACCACCTGGATAAGGAATTCAATTTATAAACAGTTTCCTCAACATTAGCGGATTCAAcgggggcgcacccggcgcacgcccctctaaaatcgtccaagtttaagTTTGATGTCAAAATCCgagaaaaagtaataaaatacgctaaaaatgcaccatttctgacatgaattgttaaaaatttcgTTGGGGAGTACCCCAGCCCcgctgccaacattttaaatcgGTTAGGTGAGAGGAACggatgtcaaaaggttgcgccctacgttacgccccctcttacgTCAATTCTCAGAATCACCCCTGCTGAGttattaatgtttcaattgGAAAGAGTGAATACGAGAGTGTTGACTTGACCTTCCAAATGTGTAAATCCTAAGTCAACTCATCGCTCTTTTATTAGACTTGATATTAAACAATTAGCATAGTTTGATCATTATTGGACATGTTGCAACATACCTCCACAGACACTATCATTCCTTATTTAACCAATTGATAAGTTTAAACAATAGTTTCGTCGaagaaaacctttcaaaacGGTCAAAACCATCATGTTGAAAATCACGATCAacttgtacatgttgtagtCAGTAAATGGCCAACGGGTTACACTTTTTAGGTGCTTGTCGTTTAATGCTAATAACGAACAATATGGTTACTAGTATATGAAAACAGAAAATTGCTCACTTGATGGTAGCTGGCGGAATCCCTACGCGGCCGGAACAGCTAAGTTCGAACGTGACGTTTTCCTTGGCGTGGAAGTAGTCCCCGTCCATAATCTGTGGCTTGATAGGATCCACTGAAAGCAAGCAAAGGGATGGAGACTTACATGAATCTGTAACAATTCGCCACAGATTTAtctgaatgttttttataaacataatgacATTTGTGCATGCATTTCTTATCTAATTTAACAAGACAGGCTTTAAACCTTAGCATAGCATCTACACATAAAGGAATGCCGAATAAAGCCCATTCATCGTCCTATGCCCCTATGCCACAAATGTGGAAATCGTCTGAAAGAGCAGAATTCAACCTACCAAGTATTTCTATATTGGTGGTGTTAAAGAAGGGCACTGTGGCGGAGAGGGTGGTGACCTCGCACTTGTACTCGCCCGTGTCCGTACACTTGAGGCCGTCAATCGTCATGTTGAGCGAGTAGCCAGTGTCATCGTCTTTTTTGAAGTCAAGTTCCACGTGGTCCTGGGGATAAATTGTACATGTAGCTTAGAAAGATTGGCAGGTTTATTCTAAGGCTTATTTGAAATCGTAATGGTGTGAAGTCAAAGTAATTGACAAACACGTCAACAACTAACGAATCTAGATTAATTCCTTAAAGCAAAACGTACGAGACGAGTGAATAATCAATGAACCTAACCCTAGCTTATTGTCAACgaacctaaccctaacccttaccCTAACCCAATGAACCTAACCCTAGCTTATTGACAATGAACCTAACCCCAACCCTAGCTTACTGTCAACgaacctaaccctaaccctagcTTATTGTCAACGAACCTAACCCTAACCTTAGCTTATTGACAATgaacctaaccctaaccctagcTTATTGTCAATgaacctaaccctaaccctagcTTATTTTCAATGAATCTAACCCTTACCCTAGCTTATTGTCAATGAACCTAACCCTTACCCTAGCTTATTGTCAATGAATCTAACCCTGATCAAAGCTGATTATCAATGAACCTAACCCTTACCCTAGCGTATTGTCAATGAATCTAATCCTAACCATAGCGTATTGTCAATGAATCTAATCCTAACCATAGCTTATTGTCAATGAATCTAACCCTGATCAAAGCTAATTATCAATACACCTAAACCTAACCCTAGCTTACTGTCAAAgaacctaaccctaaccctagcTTATTTTC
Proteins encoded in this window:
- the LOC128236278 gene encoding uncharacterized protein LOC128236278 isoform X1; its protein translation is MEISYCALILALMAAYAHGTEIIVTRPGGGFHMGNRVEIPCVYTGSDWLVMRWIRNGVVLAYVVKGLDNPQWMDTAPNSFQDHVELDFKKDDDTGYSLNMTIDGLKCTDTGEYKCEVTTLSATVPFFNTTNIEILVDPIKPQIMDGDYFHAKENVTFELSCSGRVGIPPATIKWFVKTAVDGDFQPLDPALTSQTNTQGEGDMCWYSGNARVTVTMEESLDGALYACAVGDVMDTKDLNFDEVVLVLQGKTTKPAPTTTPTTTTRKPWSGESSSGSGVNSLSLMAACCCVLISVLNVFTGRTP
- the LOC128236278 gene encoding uncharacterized protein LOC128236278 isoform X2, producing the protein MEISYCALILALMAAYAHGTEIIVTRPGGGFHMGNRVEIPCVYTGSDWLVMRWIRNGVVLAYVVKGLDNPQWMDTAPNSFQDHVELDFKKDDDTGYSLNMTIDGLKCTDTGEYKCEVTTLSATVPFFNTTNIEILVDPIKPQIMDGDYFHAKENVTFELSCSGRVGIPPATIKWFVKTAVDGDFQPLDPALTSQTNTQGEGDMCWYSGNARVTVTMEESLDGALYACAVGDVMDTKDLNFDEVVLVLQGSSGSGVNSLSLMAACCCVLISVLNVFTGRTP